The Candidatus Celerinatantimonas neptuna DNA segment GATTTGGGGGCAATCTGGCTTGGGCCATCCAGATTAACAACACCATTCAGGTCAATGTAATTAAACCATGGTGCATTTGCTGAGTGTTGTTGTTGCCATTGTTGCCAATTTTCAACGATTGTTTGATCATCTAATTTGGTATTGGATGTTATACCCGGGTTGAAGGTCTCTTGGGAAACATGAGCCCAGACTGTGTCTTTTAATTGTTGATCATGGAAACCATTACTACTAAAGAGAGCTGTTCTGTAGTTTCTTTGGCGTAGAGCATCCATCATCACGGGTGATATATGGGCGCCTTGAATACTTTTCCAATAAGATGTTGGAAGACCATAAAATAGTGAATAGACCCCTAGGGTATGATTATTACTTCCACTAAAGTGGTGAGTAAAGCGTAAAGATTGATCAGCAAAATTCCAAGTATTTGGCATAAGCTTAGAATTAAGTGAATCAGATCTTACACCTTCAGCCATGATAATTAATAAATTATAGGGTGTTCCATTTTGGTTTTTATACTGGAGTGGCCTTTCGGGATAGTTCAGAGGGTTTCCATTGTGCAAGCCAGCCTGCTTAGATTTTTCTCTGAGTCGTTTTATATCAATTAATCCATAAGAGTTAAGTAAACTACGGGCAGTCATTGGGTAGAACAACGGATAGTTTATTTTCTGTGCTGTAATAGGACGATATACAGTTGCATCAGCCCAAACATGGATAACGTGGGTTAAAAAAAAGCAAGCCAGAAATACAATTGCAATGGGTTTGCCGATTTTCCGCTGTTCTAGACGTCTTAAACTTACCCAGCACAGTCGGGCAAGCAAGAGTTCCATGAAAAAGATCACGGGGACCAGAATAAACATCAGGTTAAAGTCTGTGCCTCGTCGATTATTTTCTTTATCAATCAATAATTGCCAGAGCATAGGATTAAGATGGACATAAAATCTTGCAAATATCTGTGTATCAATGGCCAGAGCACTAATACCAACAGTTGCAATAATTGCCCCAAGAAAGCGCATCGTTCTGTTACTTGGCAATAAAAAACTTAATGGAAATAAGGATAATAAAAATACGACAAATGGTAAGAATGAAAATTGACCAAGCCAGCTTATAAACATATAAACCTGACCAAGATGTGTATCGGGCCAATGGGCTATGGTTAAATAACGCATAGATATGAGAAGTGAGACGACAATATTGCCTAAACAAAACCAGTGACCCCAGCTAATGAGTTGGGATACTTTGTCACGGTATGTGAGCGCGCCTTGAGCCATATTGTTGTTGTTTCCTTTATAACGACAATTATCTAACAAGTGAGCTTTTTAGCGCTTTGCTGAATTTATCAGCGAGTGCAAGACGTTGTGATTGAGCGACATTCTGATTGATCAGATGTGTTGCTGCATTACCTAATACCATCAGCGCCAAATCAGTCGGTGCCTGATGTTTTTCTAAGACTGCGATGACCTCTTGCAGCATTTGTTCAACTTGTTCAGATGGATATTTTGAAATGATAGCCATTTTGTGAATCTGATTCCAAAAGAAAAGATGCGTATAATAACTCACCCAAGACATAAAAACTAACAAAACGAATATGAGTCTATCAGTTACACATCTGGTTTTACACTCCATCGGGTTAGATGAGCAAGGTCATGTAGCTTTAACGCTAGGTGATCAGGAGTCGGAGCTCAATGATAATGCGTTGGAGCTCGTGGAAGATTTACATTTAACTTACAATAGTAAAGCAAGTAAGGGCTTTGGTTATTTTGCTGATAATTCGAAATGTTTAGTCAGTGAACTGACTAAATTGATTGAAAATCAAACAGAATTTTTGGATTTTTCGAAAACTCTTGCTCAGGAATTAGTCGAGAGAATTAATCATTATGAATTGAATGAACAGGGCGTTTTGCTAATCAGTCAGTATCAGTTTGTCGCAA contains these protein-coding regions:
- the yejM gene encoding Inner membrane protein YejM; the encoded protein is MAQGALTYRDKVSQLISWGHWFCLGNIVVSLLISMRYLTIAHWPDTHLGQVYMFISWLGQFSFLPFVVFLLSLFPLSFLLPSNRTMRFLGAIIATVGISALAIDTQIFARFYVHLNPMLWQLLIDKENNRRGTDFNLMFILVPVIFFMELLLARLCWVSLRRLEQRKIGKPIAIVFLACFFLTHVIHVWADATVYRPITAQKINYPLFYPMTARSLLNSYGLIDIKRLREKSKQAGLHNGNPLNYPERPLQYKNQNGTPYNLLIIMAEGVRSDSLNSKLMPNTWNFADQSLRFTHHFSGSNNHTLGVYSLFYGLPTSYWKSIQGAHISPVMMDALRQRNYRTALFSSNGFHDQQLKDTVWAHVSQETFNPGITSNTKLDDQTIVENWQQWQQQHSANAPWFNYIDLNGVVNLDGPSQIAPKSLNDRQQWLPIYQHAVEQVDKKIQIILEQLRQDKQLSHTIVIITSDHGQEFADMGSDHWGYGNNFSRFQTQVPLVIYWPNKEPEVINQDTSHLDISATIDTHLLGIRNRSSDYTTGRDLFKPSRKWILIGDSDEQAIYQKNQITLLTSDGNYEMRNRNYRRVHIKANMPIILQVLNELRRFYRDDS